From Malaciobacter mytili LMG 24559:
TTTTATCTAAACTTTTTACTATTTGTGCGTAGTTTGTACCAAGTGTAACACCTACTTTTTTACCTTTTAAATCTTCAAAAGATTTAATTTCATTATTGTCTTTATGTACAATAATTTGTGCTCCATCATAAACATATGGTGTTGCAAAATAGTACTTTTCTAATCTTTGAGGTGTTGTTGTAATTTGATTTGAAATAGTATCAATTTTTCCTGTTTCTAACATTCCAAATAAACCTGAAAATTTTGCAGTTTTAAATTCAATAGTAGCACCTAATTTTTCACCAATTGCATTCCAAACATCAATTTCAAAACCTTTTAATTGGTCATTTTCATAAAATGTAAAAGGGAAGTATCCACCTGAAGTTCCTACTTTGATAACTTTTTTTTCATTTGTTTGTGTAGAATTGTTTTCTCCACATCCAACAAATAAAAAAGTAAGGATAGTTAAAAAAGTTAAAATTATCTTATTCATAATATTCCTTTATAATATTTTTTATAATTTTACATGTTTTTTGTTAATTGACACTTACTTTTTAATTAAATTTTTAAAAATTAGAAAATTGTAATATTCTTAAATAGAATTTTAAAACCAATAACTATTAAAATTACCCCACCAAAAATCTCTGCTTTTTTTTCATATTTAGCATTTCCTTTTGAGCCAATAAAAACTCCTAAGAAGCTAAAAATAAAAGTTATAATTCCAATAAGTAAAAGAGAAATATAGATATTTAAACTAAATAAATGTAAAGTAAAACCTGTTGCTAAGGCATCTATACTTGTAGCTATTGCTAAAGTAAATAAAACTTTATTTGAAATAACTTTTATTTGTTTTTCAATATTTTCATAAAAAGCTTCATATATCATTTTACTTCCAATTATTTGTAAAATAAAAAAAGCTATCCAATAATCAAAATCCTTAATTATATCTTTTAATCCAACTCCTCCTATATATCCTATAAAAGGCATTAGTGCTTGGAAAAAGCCAAAATAAACTCCTGCTTTAAAAGCAAGAGTCTTAAGATTTTTACTATTTTTTATTCCTAAACCAATAGATACAGCAAAGGCATCCATACTAAGTGCAACTGCTAAAATAAAAACTTCTAACATACTAAAACTTCTTTTTTTCTATAAGAAAATGAAACAAAGGTTAATACTAAAAAGATAATTGAACAAAAAATAAAAGGATAAGTAGGGTTTACCTCATAAAGTATAGTGCTAAAAAGTGGACCAATTATAATACCTAAACCTTGTGAAGCTGATACTGTACCTGCTGCAACTCCTTGCTCATGTGCTTCTACATTGTTTGCAGTTATTGCCATAAATGCAGGCATTATCATACCTAAACCTGCAATTGCTATTGAAAAAGCTATTGCTAATTCAATTTTTGTTGAGATAAGACTAACTAAAAAATATCCCAAAGCTGTTAAAAGTGAACCTAGAAATAACCAAGTATAAGGGCTTATATTTTTTAGTTTAGATACTATAATTTGAGTGATTATAAAAACAACTCCAATTATAGATAAGATATATCCTGTAACTTTTGCTGCTTGTATTGCTTGGATATTAAATTTATCTAAAATATAAAAGCCTAAACAAACCTGAGAAGTAACAATACAAAACATAGTAAAAAATGAAGCAAGCATCGGTAGTCTAATTCTTTTATCAAAGAGTTTAAGAACTGTATCTTGGGTCTTTTCAATTTTTTTATTTGGTTCTAAAAATATTATTAGTACAAAAACAGCAATTAAAGGTAAAATAGCAGCTATATATAAAGGTACTGCTAAACCATAAATTGCTAAAACTCCCCCAATAATAGGCCCTAACACCATACCTATACCATTTGCAGCTCCGATACTTGCCATATATGAAGTTCTTTTTTGAATTTCTACTTTATCAGCAATTAGTGCATTTGAAACAGGAGGAATAGCTGAATAAAATACTCCTATCATAACTCTTGTAAAAATTAATACACCAAGACAGATTATTATACTAGGAGGTGTAATAACTGCATAATTTACAAAAAAAGCAAGTAATAAATATGAAAAAAAGAAACCAATACTTGCAAAAACTAAGATATTTTTTCTTCCGTAAAAATCACTTTTTTTACCCCAAAAACGAGATAACATAACCCAAGCAACTCCTGCAAGAGCAACCATAAGACCTGCATGCCATTCTTGTAAATTTAATTGTCTAATTATAGGACCAACCACAGCTAAAAAAGCCATCATAGATGAGGCACATAGTATAGTAATAATCATTAAAGGTTTAATCTCTTTCATTTATTTTTTCCTTTTTTATAATAAGTTCAATTTTTGTTGAAAGATACATTGAACATAAGCCAATAAAGGCACAAATCAATATTATTTTTTCATAGCCTATGATACCAGCCATAGAAACAGACATTGCGCTAAAAAATATTCCTGAAAACATATAAATACTATGTTGTATTGCAAATTGTGAAGCTGGAGATTTATTTGAAGATAAATCCATCATTAATGTTGTCATAAGGACTTGTGAAGGGGTATAAAATAAAAATACAAAACCAATTATAAACATCACAAGAAAATCATTTTCATGATGTTTAAAAATTAGTAAAAGCATTAAAATACCAACTATTTGCCCAATAGCAGCAATAATTAAAATATTTTTTTTACCAAATTTATTTATTAAAAATGAAGCTGCAAATGAGGCTAAAAAACCTATGCCATAACCTACTATATGAACAGTAAAACCTATTTTGTCCAAACTCCAGTTTAAATCTACTAATAAAGGAGTGGTCATACCAAAAGCTGAAGAGATAGTTGCAGGATAAAGAAGAAGTAAAATAAACCATAATTTCTTTTTTTTTGTTTTCCAAAAGTAAATATACTGCTTAAAATCAATTTTTTCAACAAAATTTGAATGTTTTATAGTTGGTTCTGAGTAAAAAAATATTTGAATAAGTGAAATAGCTGTAATTATTGTCATAATCATCATTGTATAATTCCAGTTAAGTTTAGAATAAAGTATAAGACCAACTCCTCCACCTAAAATCATACCAATTAATCCACCTGAGGCTTTAATTCCATTAATAAGTGAACGCTCTTTTTTAAAAGTTATTTTAAAAGCAAAGGCATCTAAAGCTATATTTTGTGAAGCTGCAAAAAAAGCAAAAAATATTGCTAGATAAATAATTAGATTTAAATTATCTTTTATATGCAAAATAGATATAAGAAAGAGTGTAATAACCATCAAAGATTGGAAAATAAGAATCCAACCTCGATAGTGACCCATTTTTTTAAAATATATTTTATCTATAAAAGGAGCCCATAAAAATCTAAATACCCAAAAAAGTCCAAGCATATAAATAAACCCAAGATTTTCTAAAGGAACTTTGTTTTGTCGTAAAATTCCTATAAAGGCTTCCATAAAAAAACCTAAACCTAAAAATTGGGTTGTATAAAGGCTAAATAATAAAAATAAAGTTGTCCAAGTTAGCTTTTTTTTCATTTATTACTACTTTTAACATTCCACTGTTTTACTCTTTGTTGTGCTTGAAACATTGCATAATATTTCCCTTGTTTTTCAAATAGTTCTTGATGTGTTCCTTTCTCTTTTAACTTTGCATTTTCAATAACTAAAATATTATCAGCGTGGGTAATAGTTGAAAGACGATGGGCTATTACAATTACAGTTTTATCTTTTATAAGTGCATCTAAAGCATTTTGAACAGCCACTTCACTTTGAGTATCAAGTGCTGAGGTAGGCTCATCTAGTATAACTATGGGAGCATCTTTTAAAATAGCTCTAGCTATGGAAATACGTTGTCTTTCTCCTCCACTTAAGCTTCCTCCTATTTCTCCTACTTTAGTATCGTAACCTTTTGGAAGTCTTGAAATAAACTCATGGCAAAATGCTGCTTTTGAAGCTTTTAAAACTTCTTTTTCACTAGCATTTGCTCTTCCCATACGAATATTATTTAAAATAGTATCATCAAAAAGATATACCTCTTGAAATACTACAGAGATATAGCTCATTAAAGTAGTTTGCTTCATATTTCTTATATCAACATTTCCTATTTTTATATTTCCTTCTTGGGGATTGGCATATCGCATAATTAGTTTTGTAATAGTTGTTTTTCCACTTCCAGAGGGACCTACAATTGCTGTAAGTGATTTATCTTGTATTTTTATACTTAGATTTTCCAATGCTTTTTGTTTTGTTCCTTCATAAGCAAAACTTACATTTTCAAATTCAATATCAAATTTACTAGGTTCTTTTATTGGCTGTTTTATAGAAAAATCTTTAACCTCTAAAAGTTTTTGAATATGCTTAAAAGAGGCTTCCATTATATCTAATACCCCAGTAACTGCTAAAAAATTTGCTAAAGGTTCAGATAATCTTCCTAAGATAATAAGTAAGGCTATTAGTGTTCCTATACTAAGTTGTGCATTTGCTATATATAGACTTCCTAAAGTTAATACAAATAAAAAGATAAACTCTATTAGTGTATTCATAATAATCATTGGAAAAGTTGAACCATAAACACCTTTTTTTTGTATTTCTCTTAAGTTTATAATAGATTTTTGAAGATTATTTGCATTTTTTCCCACTTGATTTACAGCTCTTAAAACGGGTAAGCCTTGGATATATTCAATAATATCTGCTTCAAGAGTTGCATGAGCATTTGCTCCTTGAGTTTTATCCCATTTTGTTTTTTTTCTACTCCAAGTATAAATAGGAATAGCTAGTGGAAAAGCAATAAGAAGAGCAAAAGCTAAACTTACATCTATAAAAAATGTAGCAATAATAATTACAATAGGTATAATAGCAACTTCAAAAAACATCCCTGAAACTATCCCCATATGAAGAATAGAATCATCAACATTTTGAGCTAATATTGAGTTTAGCTCTCCAGTTCTATATTTATATAAACTTTGAAGGGGCATAGTTTTTATCTTTTCTCCAAGTTTAACTCTAAGATTATGAGTTATTTCAATAATATCTTTTGAGTATTGAAACTGTGAACCCAACCATCTAAAAATAAAAGATACAATACTAAATATAGCAATTATTACTAAGTAAAATAAAGTCTCATTTAAATTAAACTCTTTTGAAAAAATATTATTTAATAGTGGAAAAAATAAAGTAAAAGCTAGCCCTTGAAAGACATAAGCAAAAATAAAAAATAAAAAACTTCTTTTTACTATATTTGCACTTTTACCTGCAATATCTAAAGTAATATTATATGACTGTTTAAATGAAGATACTTTTTCATTATTCATAAGATTCACCTTTTTCTAAATTCCATTTAGTAGATTTTTTGTAGTTATTCCAAAGTTTTTTATAAATTTTATTATTTTGCAAGAGTTCTTTATGTTTTCCACTTTCAACTATTTTACCTTTATCAAATACAATAATTTGATCAGCATCTTTAATAGTTGAAAGACGATGAGCTATCATTATTACAGTTTTATTGCTTGTTAAATTTGCTAAAGCTTTTACAATTTCTTCTTCATTTTCTGGGTCTGCAAATGCTGTAGCTTCATCCAATACTACAATAGGAGTATCTCTTAAAATAGCGCGTGCAATAGTAATACGCTGTTTTTGTCCACCTGAAAGATTTGCTCCTCTATCTCCTGCTTTAGTTTCATATCCTTTGGGTAAGGTTTCTATAAAGTCATGTATTTGAGCCAAACGTGCAGCATTAATTATTTCTTCTTTTGAAGCTTTAGGATTTGCTATTTTAATATTGTTGTAAATAGTATCTTGAAAAAGAAAAGTATCTTGAAATACAAAAGAAATGGTATTCATTAAAACTTCTGGGTTTATATCTTTTATATTTACTCCACCAATAGTTATCTCTCCACTAGTAACATCCCAAAACCTTGGTATTAGTTTTGCAATAGTACTTTTTCCTGCGCCACTTGGTCCCACAAGTGCCGTTACACTACCATTTGGTATTTTTAAATTTATATTTTTTAAGGCATAAGTTTCTACATTATCATATTTAAAAGATACTTTTTTAAACTCCATATAAAAATCTTTAGGAATTTGTGGCTTATTTGAGATACTAAGTGTAGGAATATCTAGTATTTCTTGAATCTTTAAAGCAGAAGCTTGAGATTTTTTTATAAAATTTTGAAGCCACATTATAGGCATCATAGCATCTGCCATTCCTGTACTTAAAAAAAGTGCAGTAATTAAGGCAAAAAGCCCTATTTGTGAACTATTTAAAAGAATTATGCCTGTTACTAAAACTGCTAAAAGTGTAGGAAGAGGGCTTAGAATTATCATTCCAAGTTTTGCAGGAGTTGCACTTATTTTCATCCAATTATTTAAGTTTTCTTTATAAGAAAGAAGTGCTTTATTATACCTTCTAAAAGAGCTTGTTCCATCATCAAAAGTACGAACTACCATCATAGCTTGCGTAAATTCTATTACAGCTTTATTTATATCATTTTGGCTTTGGTCATACTTTTTTCTTAACTCTTCTGAATCTCTCATTGCATAAGCCATAGCAATAAATCCAAGAATTAAAATAGAAATACTAGCAAAAGCCAATCTATAATCAATTACTAAAAGAATTATTAGTGTTGTAATAGGAGCAACTATACTTTTTGCTATCATTGGAGTACTATCAGCTACAAAAGTATGTAATGCTTTTACATCATTTTGTATTACTTTTTTAAGTGTCCCTGAACCATTTGAGATAATATATCCTAAAGGAACTTCTGCTAAATGTTGCGCAAGATTGGTTCTTAAAATCTGCTCTAACCTAAAAGCTGCTAAATGGGAAACTACAAAAGCATAAAATCTTGATAAAAAAGCAATTGTTGTCATTATTGCTAGCAATACAATAGTATTAAAAAGATTAAGTTTAATTCCGAAAATCTCCAAAGCCGTTCCTTGCATAATATTACTTAAGCTTAAAGATAAAACTATTAGTGTTGCAATTAAACTTAAAGCTGCAAATGCTGATAAAAGCATGGCTATTTGTATTTTAAACATTACAGGTTTCATAATAACCCAAAGACCATATTTTTTTTGTTTATTCATAAATAAATTCCTAAAATTTTGATTTTTAATTATATAGATATTGATAAAAGCTATCAATATCTATTTTATTTTTAAAGGATTATTTTTTTATATAAAAGTATTTTTTGTAGATTATGGCTCTCTTGATTTTTATAAGAGAGAATAATATTACAATTAAGGTATTTTAAAAAGTGTATTTAACCCCTATACCAAATCTTCTTGGTTCATTAAAACCTACCCAAGCAGTACCTGGTTTAGACATATATGAAGTAATATAATCTTCATTTGTTATATTTGTAATATAGCCGTAAATATCAAAGTTTTTAGTTTTATAACCAACTTTTGCATTTGAAGTAATACCTCCATTGGCTTCAACTAAGTTATCATTATCCGCCCCATCAATATAAGTAGTTTTACCTCTTGCAAAAATATCAACTCTTCCATAAAGACCTTTTTCTTGAAGATAAGCAAGACCTAAACTTGCTGTATATCTAGGAGTAGTCTCTATTTTTTCTCCATCATATTTTCTAGTACCATTATCATAATCATCATATTTAGCATCAATTAATCCTACTGCTGCTGAAAGTTGAAGCTTATCAGTTATAAAGTATGTTCCATCTATTTCTATACCTTGTGAGTGAGCTTTATTTGCATTACTTGTTGCAAATAATGTTCCTTGCATTAATTGTTTATAAACATGAATATCTTTTATATCCATTCTAAAAATAGAAATATTAATATTATAATCTTCTGCTAAATGTTTTAATCCAATTTCATAATTTGTTGATTTTTGAGCTTCAAAGCTATTATCTTTACTTTTATTATTTGAAGGATAGTAGTTAAACCCTCCTGGCATATAACCTTTTGAAATAGAAACATAAGTTGAAGTGTTTTCATTTAGATAATACATTAATGCCACTTTGGGTAAAAAAGTATTCCAAGTTTTTTCATCAATATAATTTACATCTGGATTTGAAACTCCTGCCCAACTTGATTTTGCTGTAACATCAATCTCTTTTTTTATTCTTTGGTATCGTCCACCTAAAGTTAGTTCAAAATCTTCACCTAAAGGAATCATTGTTTGAGCAAAAATAGCTGCTGTTTTACTTTTTGAGTTTGAATTAGCATTTCCTATATATACAGAACCATAATAAAGTTGCTCTGCGCCATATGGACCTTGATGTCTATCTTCTTTGTCAAAGTAAAGCCCAGTTATCCATTTTATATCTTGATTTTTACTTGAAACTCTTAATTCTTGTGTCCATGTATCAAGTTCTGTATAATTGAACTGTCTTAAGTCATCACTTAAGTTATTAGCCAAATTATCTGTATCATAATCTCCATCAAAATCTACTTTTTTATGTGTTGTTGTTGATTCAAGTTTTACTTTTTCTAGGTCATAGTTTAAATTTAAACTTTGAGATTTAACTTTTGTTCTTTCATAAGTAGGAACATCAAAACTTACATTTTTAGCATCTTTACGTTTTAAATTATTTATTTTTATAGTAGGATTTGCACCATAACCATCCATAAAATACTCTTTTTCATAATTATCTGTTAAAACAAACTTTGCTGAAAGATTATCTGTTGGTTTATAAAGTAAAAAACCATTTGTTTTTCTCTCTCTTTTTTTATTTGCATCTTTATTCATACCTGAGTAATGATTTGTAATCCAGCCATCATCTGATTTAAAAGAGCCATTAATTCCTGCATAAAGTTTATTATCTATAATTGCTCCACTTGTATTTAAAGAAGTTTTATAAAGATTGTCTTCTCCATACTCCATTAAGGCACTTCCACTCCATTGATTTGTAGGAGTTTTTGTTATAATATTAATAACTCCTCCAATGGCATCTTTACCATATAGTGTCCCTTGTGGTCCTCTTAATATTTCAATTTGTTCAACATTTTCTAGTGAGGGATTAAAATCATATCTATCATAATATGGTACTCCATCAATATATATAACAATAGGATTGTTATTTGTAAACATAGATGAGTTTAATCCTCTAAAAGAACTCATTCCTCCATTTAAAGAGTTTTGAAAATTCATATTTGGAATTTCTTTTATCACTTCTGATATTTTTTTTATACCTTTATTTTCTAATTGTTCATCTGTTATAACTGTAATACTTTGAGGTACATCAATTATATTTTCTTCAATTTTATTTGCAGTTACAGTAACAGCTTCAAAATTTGTGTGTGTTTTATCTTTGCTATGTGCATAAGCAATAGAAGTTAGAAGTAAACTTGATAGTACAAAACTAATTGTTTTTTTCATTTTGTTTCCTTATATTATCTAAAGTAAATTTAAGATAATATTATAATGATAATGATAATTAATTGTAATATATTTTTTAATAGTTTAGGATTAATTTTTAATTTTGAGGGATTAAATGTCATATAGAATAAATAGTAGTGATTATGAAGATTTTTTATTAAGTACAAATAGATGTAATTGTTGGCAACACAATCTTCCAAATAATTTGGGAATTATACAAAGTAATAAAGATATTATTGAAGATAATATTTTTATGTTTAAAACAAATGCTTTAGTAAATAATAAATTAGAAGTTAATTCTTTTTCTAAAGTTTTAGGACTTTGTATAGCAATAAATCTTGGAGATGATGTTGTATATGTAGATAAAAGCAATAACTCAAAACTTCTTTTTAAAAAAGATGAACTATTAATAAAGTATATAAATAGTTATGAAGGCTCAATTATTTTTAATAATTTAACAAAAACAAAGTCACTTTGTCTTGTAATTAGAGATGAGTTTTTAGAAAAATATTTCTTTAAAAAGTTTAAAAATGAAGAGATATTAAAAAGAAATTTTAAAAATCATATCTCTACAAATATTAAAAAATCTTTAGCAAGTTATAAAACAAAAATTTTAGCAAATGAGCTATATGAATCTCCTTTTAAAGGTGAACTAGATACTTTATATCTTCAAAGTAAGGCTTATGAGATTATTTATAATGAGTTTAAAGATTTATTTAGTTTAAATAGTAGTATTTGTACTTGCAAAAATGTAAAATTTAATTCACAAGATATTGATTCACTAAAAAGAGCAAAAGAGTTAATTCAAAGTTCTCAAAAAGTTTATTCAATTAGTGATTTAAGTAAAGAAGTTGCCTTAAATGAGTTTAAATTAAAACTTGGATTTAAAGAGTTATTTGCTACTACTCCTGGAAGTTTAGTATTAGAAGCAAGGATGCAAAAAGCAAAAGCTTTATTAATTACAGGGGATTATAATATTGCTGAGGTTTCAAGTATTGTGGGATATAAACATCAGCAAAGTTTTTCTGTTGCTTTTACAAAATACTTTAAAATTAATCCAAAAGAGTTGTTGAAAAATAATAAATATTACTTTTATTAAGAAGTTAGTTTCTAACTTCTTAATTGTTGTAAAATAGATTTTGCTTTTGATTTAGAGTAGGGGTTATTTACTACTTGCTCTAAAGTTTTAATACTATCTTTTTTATTATCAAGTTCATAATAACATAAGGCTTTTAAAATATTTTTTTCACCATCAACTTTACTATTTTTAATTGTTTTTATACTATTTAAAACCTCTAGGCTTTTATCAAACTGATGTTTATTGTAATATAAGTTTGCAAGTAAAAATTGATATTTTTCTTCTTTAAACTCTGAATTTTCAAGTTTATTTATAGCTTTTTGTATCTGTTTTGAGTTTATATAACTTGAAACCAAAATTTCAAAAATCTTTTTATCTTCTTTTATTAGATTTTCTTTTACAGCTTTTGCTAGTAATAATGAGGCTTTATTATAAACTTCATTTTGAAGTAAAATATTTATAAAGTATAAGATATTATCTTTTTTTGTTAAAACTGAATTTTTAAAAGCAAGCTCTAATGTGGATAAAGATTTTTTTAGTTGATTAGTTTGTTGATATAAAGAGGCTAATTGTACCCAATACTCCTCTTTTGTATTAAAAAGCTTAACCATTGTTTTCATAACTTCAATACCATTTTTATAATCTTTTAATTCTATATAAGAAGAGTATAGGATTTTGTACCATGATTCATCAATTTTTTGTTTTGTTTGAAAATATAGTTTTGAGTATTCAATACTTTTTTTGTAGTTTTTATCATAATAGTAAGCTAAAATTAGATTTTCATAAATATCTTCTTTTTTAATTACTTTGCTATTTAAAAGTTCAAGTGAAAGTTTTAAACTCTTATTATATTTCATAGATGAAAGATAGATTTTTCCTAAAGAGTATTTTATACTATGGATATTTTTCTCTTCAAAAGCATTTAATTTAATAATCTCTTCATAAGCTTTTTCTACTTTTTCATATTGATTATTATAAATATGAATATTTGCTAAAGTTTGAAGAATAAAAGATTTTTCATAATCATTTTTCTTTTGTTTTAATAACTCTTCTAAAATAGTTTTAGCAAGTTTATAATCTTGTTTATCCATTAATTTTTGAGCTTTAATTAACTCATCATAAGTTTTTTGTGACATACTAGGCTTTGCCCAAAGAGGGCAACTTGCCAATAAAAGTATTAAAATTAATTTTTTCATTGTACTAACCTAAAATTAAAAGTAATTGTTGCATTTTTAAAAGTGCCTTCTATATCATCTTTTGAAGGTTTAAACCTCCATTTTTTAATAGCATTTATAGACTCTTCTTCAAATACACCTTTTGGTTTTG
This genomic window contains:
- a CDS encoding tetratricopeptide repeat protein, with product MKKLILILLLASCPLWAKPSMSQKTYDELIKAQKLMDKQDYKLAKTILEELLKQKKNDYEKSFILQTLANIHIYNNQYEKVEKAYEEIIKLNAFEEKNIHSIKYSLGKIYLSSMKYNKSLKLSLELLNSKVIKKEDIYENLILAYYYDKNYKKSIEYSKLYFQTKQKIDESWYKILYSSYIELKDYKNGIEVMKTMVKLFNTKEEYWVQLASLYQQTNQLKKSLSTLELAFKNSVLTKKDNILYFINILLQNEVYNKASLLLAKAVKENLIKEDKKIFEILVSSYINSKQIQKAINKLENSEFKEEKYQFLLANLYYNKHQFDKSLEVLNSIKTIKNSKVDGEKNILKALCYYELDNKKDSIKTLEQVVNNPYSKSKAKSILQQLRS